A window of the Streptomyces luomodiensis genome harbors these coding sequences:
- a CDS encoding PH-like domain-containing protein, protein MTSPSHPVAGLAHFAGLAAEQKSQEVTDWAARLGWVVGLLLVIALVYWLMREGWKWRGTLQGDLPELPAAPDEPGEAVLAHPSPTTTLKGNEPLTLSGRYHGSTTAGQWLDRIVAHGLGTRSRAELTLTDRGVSVVRPGARDFFIPAAELRGARLDKGIAGKVLAEGGLLVITWRLGEKLIDSGFRSDHAAEHPAWVDALTSLSASDEKAPSSQNAPGDQNTPDNQNNPSNQTEGAAR, encoded by the coding sequence GTGACATCTCCGAGTCATCCGGTGGCGGGCCTCGCGCATTTCGCGGGCCTCGCGGCCGAGCAGAAATCGCAGGAAGTGACGGACTGGGCGGCGCGGCTCGGCTGGGTCGTCGGGCTGCTGCTGGTCATCGCGCTCGTCTACTGGCTGATGCGCGAGGGCTGGAAGTGGCGCGGCACCCTCCAGGGCGACCTCCCCGAGCTGCCCGCGGCCCCCGACGAGCCCGGTGAGGCCGTGCTCGCCCACCCGTCGCCCACCACCACCCTCAAAGGAAATGAGCCCCTTACACTCAGCGGCCGCTACCACGGCTCCACCACCGCCGGGCAGTGGCTGGACCGGATCGTCGCCCACGGCCTCGGCACCCGCAGCCGGGCCGAGCTCACCCTCACCGACCGGGGCGTGAGCGTGGTGCGACCGGGCGCCCGGGACTTCTTCATCCCCGCCGCCGAGCTGCGCGGCGCCCGGCTCGACAAGGGCATCGCCGGCAAGGTCCTCGCCGAGGGCGGACTGCTGGTGATCACCTGGCGGCTGGGCGAGAAGCTGATCGACTCGGGCTTCCGCTCCGACCACGCGGCCGAGCACCCGGCCTGGGTCGACGCCCTCACCTCCCTGAGCGCGAGCGACGAGAAGGCCCCGAGCAGCCAGAACGCCCCGGGCGACCAGAACACCCCGGACAACCAGAACAACCCCAGCAACCAGACGGAAGGCGCCGCACGATGA
- the carB gene encoding carbamoyl-phosphate synthase large subunit yields MPKRTDIQSVLVIGSGPIVIGQAAEFDYSGTQACRVLKSEGLRVILVNSNPATIMTDPEIADATYVEPITPEYVEKIIAKERPDALLPTLGGQTALNTAISLHEAGTLEEYGVELIGANVEAIHKGEDRDQFKEVVEEVRKKIGHGESARSVICHSMDDVLAGVEQLGGYPVVVRPSFTMGGAGSGFAHDEDELRRIAGQGLALSPTTEVLLEESILGWKEYELELMRDRNDNVVVVCSIENFDPMGVHTGDSITVAPAMTLTDREYQILRDIGIAVIREVGVDTGGCNIQFAVNPEDGRVIVIEMNPRVSRSSALASKATGFPIAKIAAKLAVGYTLDEIPNDITQETPASFEPTLDYVVVKVPRFAFEKFPAADPRLTTTMKSVGEAMAIGRNFTEALQKALRSLEKKGSQFDFSGEPGDKAELLAQAVVPTDGRINTVMRAIRAGATPQEVFDATRIDPWFVDQLFLIKEIADELAAADKLHPELLAEAKRHGFSDAQIAGIRSLREDVVREVRHALGIRPVYKTVDTCAAEFAARTPYFYSAYDEESEVAPRENPAVIILGSGPNRIGQGIEFDYSCVHASFALHDAGYETVMVNCNPETVSTDYDTSDRLYFEPLTLEDVLEIVHAETQAGPVAGVIVQLGGQTPLGLAQALKDNGVPIVGTSPEAINLAEERGAFGRVLTEAGLPAPKYGTAFSFEQAKGIAAEIGYPVMVRPSYVLGGRGMEIVYDEPSLAAYLERHAGLISEHPVLIDRFLDDAIEIDVDALYDGQELYLGGVMEHIEEAGIHSGDSACALPPITLGGFDIKRLRTSTEAIARGVGVRGLINIQFALAGDILYVLEANPRASRTVPFTSKATAVPLAKAAARISLGATIAELRAEGLLPSSGDGGTLPLDAPISVKEAVMPWSRFRDASGHGVDTVLGPEMRSTGEVMGIDSVFGAAYAKSQAGAYGALPTKGRAFVSVANRDKRSMIFPARELVGLGFELLATSGTAEVLKRNGINATVVRKHCEGEGPNGEKTIVQLIHDGEVDLIVNTPYGTGGRLDGYDIRTASVARGVPCLTTVQALAAAVQGIEALGRGSVGVRSLQEHAEHLTAAREE; encoded by the coding sequence GTGCCTAAGCGCACCGACATCCAGTCCGTTCTGGTCATCGGCTCCGGCCCGATCGTCATCGGCCAGGCCGCCGAGTTCGACTACTCCGGCACCCAGGCGTGCCGGGTCCTGAAGTCCGAGGGCCTGCGGGTCATCCTGGTCAACTCCAACCCGGCCACGATCATGACCGACCCGGAGATCGCCGACGCCACCTATGTCGAGCCGATCACCCCGGAGTACGTCGAGAAGATCATCGCCAAGGAGCGCCCGGACGCGCTGCTGCCCACCCTCGGCGGCCAGACCGCGCTCAACACCGCGATCTCCCTGCACGAGGCGGGCACCCTCGAGGAGTACGGCGTCGAGCTGATCGGTGCCAACGTCGAGGCGATCCACAAGGGCGAGGACCGCGACCAGTTCAAGGAGGTCGTGGAGGAGGTCCGCAAGAAGATCGGCCACGGCGAGTCCGCCCGCTCGGTCATCTGCCACTCCATGGACGACGTCCTCGCGGGCGTCGAGCAGCTCGGCGGCTACCCCGTCGTGGTCCGCCCCTCCTTCACCATGGGCGGCGCGGGCTCCGGATTCGCCCACGACGAGGACGAGCTGCGCCGCATCGCCGGCCAGGGCCTGGCCCTCTCGCCGACCACCGAGGTGCTCCTGGAGGAGTCCATCCTCGGCTGGAAGGAGTACGAGCTGGAGCTGATGCGCGACCGCAACGACAACGTCGTGGTCGTCTGCTCCATCGAGAACTTCGACCCCATGGGCGTGCATACCGGTGACTCGATCACCGTCGCCCCGGCGATGACGCTCACCGACCGCGAGTACCAGATCCTGCGGGACATCGGCATCGCCGTCATCCGCGAGGTCGGCGTCGACACCGGCGGCTGCAACATCCAGTTCGCGGTCAACCCCGAGGACGGCCGGGTCATCGTCATCGAGATGAACCCGCGCGTCTCCCGCTCCTCGGCGCTCGCCTCCAAGGCCACCGGCTTCCCCATCGCCAAGATCGCCGCGAAGCTGGCCGTCGGCTACACCCTGGACGAGATCCCCAACGACATCACCCAGGAGACCCCGGCGTCCTTCGAGCCCACGCTCGACTACGTCGTGGTCAAGGTGCCCCGCTTCGCCTTCGAGAAGTTCCCGGCCGCCGACCCCCGGCTCACCACCACCATGAAGTCGGTCGGCGAGGCCATGGCCATCGGCCGCAACTTCACCGAGGCGCTCCAGAAGGCGCTGCGCTCGCTGGAGAAGAAGGGCAGCCAGTTCGACTTCAGCGGGGAGCCCGGCGACAAGGCCGAGCTGCTGGCCCAGGCCGTCGTCCCGACCGACGGCCGGATCAACACCGTGATGCGGGCGATCCGCGCCGGGGCCACCCCGCAGGAGGTCTTCGACGCCACCAGGATCGACCCGTGGTTCGTGGACCAGCTCTTCCTGATCAAGGAGATCGCGGACGAGCTCGCCGCCGCCGACAAGCTCCACCCCGAGCTGCTCGCCGAGGCCAAGCGGCACGGCTTCTCCGACGCCCAGATCGCCGGCATCCGCTCGCTGCGCGAGGACGTGGTCCGCGAGGTGCGGCACGCGCTGGGCATCCGGCCCGTCTACAAGACGGTCGACACCTGCGCCGCCGAGTTCGCCGCCAGGACCCCGTACTTCTACTCCGCCTACGACGAGGAGTCCGAGGTCGCCCCGCGCGAGAACCCCGCAGTGATCATCCTCGGCTCGGGCCCCAACCGCATCGGCCAGGGCATCGAGTTCGACTACTCCTGCGTCCACGCCTCCTTCGCGCTGCACGACGCGGGCTACGAGACCGTCATGGTGAACTGCAACCCGGAGACCGTCTCCACCGACTACGACACCTCCGACCGGCTCTACTTCGAGCCGCTCACCCTGGAGGACGTCCTGGAGATCGTCCACGCGGAGACGCAGGCCGGCCCGGTCGCGGGCGTCATCGTCCAGCTCGGCGGCCAGACCCCGCTGGGCCTCGCCCAGGCGCTCAAGGACAACGGAGTGCCGATCGTCGGCACCTCGCCCGAGGCGATCAACCTCGCCGAGGAGCGCGGCGCCTTCGGCCGGGTGCTGACCGAGGCCGGGCTGCCCGCGCCCAAGTACGGCACCGCCTTCTCCTTCGAGCAGGCCAAGGGCATCGCGGCCGAGATCGGCTACCCGGTCATGGTCCGCCCCTCCTACGTCCTCGGCGGCCGCGGCATGGAGATCGTCTACGACGAGCCCTCGCTCGCCGCGTACCTGGAGCGGCACGCCGGGCTGATCTCCGAGCACCCCGTGCTCATCGACCGCTTCCTCGACGACGCCATAGAGATCGACGTGGACGCGCTCTACGACGGCCAGGAGCTCTACCTCGGCGGCGTCATGGAGCACATCGAGGAGGCCGGGATCCACTCCGGCGACTCGGCCTGCGCCCTGCCCCCGATCACCCTCGGCGGTTTCGACATCAAGCGGCTGCGCACCTCGACCGAGGCCATCGCCCGCGGGGTGGGCGTCCGCGGGCTGATCAACATCCAGTTCGCGCTGGCCGGGGACATCCTCTACGTACTGGAGGCGAACCCGCGCGCCTCCCGTACCGTCCCCTTCACCTCCAAGGCCACCGCGGTCCCGCTGGCCAAGGCCGCCGCCCGGATCTCGCTGGGCGCCACCATCGCCGAGCTGCGCGCCGAGGGACTGCTGCCCTCCAGCGGCGACGGCGGCACGCTGCCGCTGGACGCGCCGATCTCCGTCAAGGAGGCCGTGATGCCGTGGAGCCGGTTCCGGGACGCCTCCGGGCACGGGGTGGACACCGTCCTCGGCCCGGAGATGCGCTCGACCGGTGAGGTCATGGGCATCGACTCGGTCTTCGGCGCGGCCTACGCCAAGTCGCAGGCCGGGGCGTACGGCGCGCTGCCGACCAAGGGGCGGGCGTTCGTCTCCGTCGCCAACCGCGACAAGCGCTCGATGATCTTCCCCGCCCGGGAGCTGGTCGGCCTCGGCTTCGAGCTGCTGGCCACCTCGGGCACGGCCGAGGTGCTCAAGCGCAACGGCATCAACGCGACCGTGGTGCGCAAGCACTGCGAGGGCGAGGGCCCGAACGGGGAGAAGACCATCGTCCAGCTCATCCACGACGGCGAGGTCGACCTGATCGTCAACACCCCGTACGGCACCGGCGGCCGCCTCGACGGCTATGACATCCGTACGGCGTCCGTCGCCCGCGGCGTCCCGTGCCTGACCACCGTCCAGGCGCTCGCGGCCGCCGTCCAGGGCATCGAGGCGCTGGGCCGGGGCTCGGTCGGCGTCCGGTCGCTCCAGGAACACGCGGAACATCTGACCGCCGCCCGCGAGGAGTGA
- the nusB gene encoding transcription antitermination factor NusB yields MAARNKARKRAFQILFEADQRGSSVQTVLADWIRHARTDDRQPPVSEYTMQLVEGYAQHIGRIDELIATYAVGWTLDRMPVVDRNLLRLGTYELVWEDATPDAVVIDEAVQLAKEFSTDDSPAFVNGLLGRIKELKPSLRRDQEHQA; encoded by the coding sequence GTGGCTGCCCGCAACAAGGCCCGTAAGCGTGCCTTCCAGATCCTCTTCGAGGCCGATCAGCGCGGCAGCTCCGTGCAGACGGTGCTCGCGGACTGGATCCGGCACGCCCGGACCGACGACCGGCAGCCGCCGGTCAGCGAATACACGATGCAGCTCGTCGAGGGGTATGCCCAGCACATCGGGCGGATCGACGAGCTGATCGCCACCTATGCGGTGGGCTGGACGCTGGACCGGATGCCGGTCGTCGACCGGAACCTGCTGCGGCTGGGCACCTATGAGCTGGTGTGGGAGGACGCGACCCCGGACGCGGTGGTGATCGACGAGGCGGTGCAGCTCGCCAAGGAGTTCTCCACCGATGACTCGCCGGCCTTCGTCAACGGTCTGCTGGGCCGTATCAAGGAGCTGAAGCCGAGTCTGCGCCGCGATCAGGAGCACCAGGCATAA
- the efp gene encoding elongation factor P produces the protein MASTNDLKNGMVLKLDGGQLWSVVEFQHVKPGKGPAFVRTKLKNVLSGKVVDKTFNAGVKVETANVDKRGMQFSYKDGESFVFMDMDTFDQIYITPEVVGDNARYLLEGFEAVVAMYEGNPLYVELPAAVELVIEYTEPGVQGDRSTGGTKPAKLETGYEIGVPLFITTGEKIKVDTRSGEYLGRVNN, from the coding sequence GTGGCATCCACGAACGACCTCAAGAACGGCATGGTGCTCAAGCTCGACGGCGGCCAGCTGTGGTCCGTCGTCGAGTTCCAGCACGTCAAGCCCGGCAAGGGCCCTGCTTTCGTGCGCACCAAGCTCAAGAACGTGCTGTCCGGCAAGGTGGTCGACAAGACCTTCAACGCCGGCGTGAAGGTCGAGACGGCCAATGTCGACAAGCGCGGCATGCAGTTCTCGTACAAGGACGGCGAGAGCTTTGTGTTCATGGACATGGACACCTTCGACCAGATCTACATCACCCCCGAGGTCGTCGGAGACAACGCCCGCTACCTGCTCGAGGGCTTCGAGGCCGTCGTGGCGATGTACGAGGGCAACCCGCTGTACGTCGAGCTGCCCGCCGCCGTCGAGCTGGTGATCGAGTACACCGAGCCGGGTGTCCAGGGCGACCGCTCCACCGGCGGCACCAAGCCCGCCAAGCTGGAGACCGGCTACGAGATCGGCGTGCCGCTGTTCATCACCACCGGTGAGAAGATCAAGGTCGACACCCGCTCCGGTGAGTACCTCGGTCGGGTGAACAACTAA
- a CDS encoding dihydroorotase: protein MSDTNKTLLRGAKVLGGEPRDVLIEGERIAAVGSGLDADGATVIDATGQILLPGLVDLHTHLREPGREDSETVLTGTKAAAVGGFTAVHAMANTFPVADTAGVVEQVWRLGRESGYCDVQPVGAVTVGLAGKKLAELGAMHDSAAGVRVFSDDGKCVDDAVIMRRALEYVKAFDGVIAQHAQEPRLTEGAQMNEGVVSAELGLGGWPAVAEESIIARDVLLAAHVGSRVHICHLSTAGSVEIVRWAKSKGWHVTAEVTPHHLLLTDELVRSYNPVYKVNPPLRTEADVMALREALADGTIDCVATDHAPHPHEDKDCEWGAAAMGMVGLETALSVVQHTMVDTGLLDWAGVADRMSVRPSAIGRLAGHGRPVAAGEPANLTLLDSAYRGVVNPAGFASRSRNTPYEGRELPGRVTYTFLRGRATVVDGKLA, encoded by the coding sequence ATGAGCGACACGAACAAGACGCTGCTGCGCGGCGCGAAGGTGCTCGGCGGCGAGCCGCGGGACGTCCTGATCGAGGGGGAGCGCATCGCCGCGGTCGGCTCCGGCCTGGACGCCGACGGCGCCACCGTGATCGACGCCACCGGGCAGATCCTGCTGCCGGGCCTGGTCGACCTCCACACCCATCTGCGCGAGCCCGGCCGTGAGGACTCCGAGACGGTCCTGACCGGCACCAAGGCCGCCGCCGTCGGCGGCTTCACCGCGGTCCACGCCATGGCCAACACCTTCCCGGTCGCGGACACCGCGGGCGTCGTCGAGCAGGTCTGGCGGCTGGGCAGGGAATCCGGCTACTGCGACGTCCAGCCCGTCGGCGCGGTGACCGTCGGACTGGCGGGCAAGAAGCTCGCCGAACTGGGTGCGATGCACGACTCCGCCGCCGGGGTGCGGGTCTTCTCCGACGACGGCAAGTGCGTGGACGACGCGGTGATCATGCGCCGGGCGCTGGAGTACGTGAAGGCGTTCGACGGCGTCATCGCCCAGCACGCCCAGGAGCCCCGGCTGACCGAGGGCGCCCAGATGAACGAGGGCGTCGTCTCCGCCGAGCTGGGCCTGGGCGGCTGGCCGGCCGTCGCCGAGGAGTCGATCATCGCCCGCGATGTGCTGCTCGCCGCGCACGTCGGCTCCCGGGTGCACATCTGCCATCTGTCCACCGCGGGCTCGGTCGAGATCGTCCGCTGGGCCAAGTCCAAGGGCTGGCACGTCACCGCCGAGGTCACCCCGCACCATCTGCTGCTCACCGATGAGCTGGTGCGCTCCTACAACCCGGTCTACAAGGTGAACCCGCCGCTGCGTACCGAGGCCGACGTGATGGCGCTGCGCGAGGCCCTCGCCGACGGCACCATCGACTGCGTGGCCACCGACCACGCCCCGCATCCGCACGAGGACAAGGACTGCGAGTGGGGCGCCGCGGCCATGGGCATGGTGGGCCTGGAGACGGCGCTGTCCGTGGTCCAGCACACCATGGTGGACACCGGGCTGCTGGACTGGGCGGGCGTCGCCGACCGGATGTCGGTACGTCCCTCGGCCATCGGCCGCCTGGCCGGCCACGGCCGCCCCGTCGCCGCCGGGGAGCCCGCCAACCTCACCCTGCTCGACTCCGCTTACCGTGGTGTGGTGAACCCCGCGGGCTTCGCCTCCCGCAGCCGCAACACTCCCTACGAGGGCCGCGAACTGCCGGGCCGCGTGACGTACACGTTCCTGCGGGGGCGGGCGACGGTTGTGGACGGGAAGCTGGCGTGA
- the bldD gene encoding transcriptional regulator BldD — MSSEYAKQLGAKLRAIRTQQGLSLHGVEEKSQGRWKAVVVGSYERGDRAVTVQRLAELADFYGVPVQELLPGTSPAGAAEPPPKLVLDLERLAHVPVEKAGPLQRYAATIQSQRGDYNGKVLSIRQDDLRTLAVIYDQSPSVLTEQLISWGVLGADARRAVQHEDV, encoded by the coding sequence ATGTCCAGCGAATACGCCAAACAGCTCGGGGCCAAGCTCCGCGCCATCCGCACCCAGCAGGGCCTCTCCCTCCACGGTGTCGAGGAGAAGTCCCAGGGCCGCTGGAAGGCCGTGGTGGTGGGGTCGTACGAGCGCGGTGACCGTGCCGTGACCGTGCAGCGTCTCGCCGAGCTGGCCGACTTCTACGGCGTCCCGGTGCAGGAGCTGCTTCCGGGCACGAGCCCGGCCGGGGCCGCGGAGCCCCCGCCGAAGCTGGTACTGGACCTGGAGCGGCTGGCACATGTGCCGGTCGAGAAGGCGGGCCCGCTCCAGCGGTACGCCGCGACGATCCAGAGCCAGCGTGGTGACTACAACGGCAAGGTGCTCTCCATCCGCCAGGACGATCTGCGCACCCTCGCCGTCATCTACGACCAGTCGCCGTCCGTGCTGACCGAGCAGCTGATCAGCTGGGGCGTGCTGGGCGCCGACGCCCGCCGCGCGGTCCAGCACGAGGACGTCTGA
- the carA gene encoding glutamine-hydrolyzing carbamoyl-phosphate synthase small subunit, which produces MTTSTRGASAPAVLVLEDGRTFRGRAYGAVGETFGEAVFSTGMTGYQETLTDPSYHRQVVVMTAPHIGNTGVNDEDPESQRIWVSGYVVRDPARTPSNWRSRRSLDEELAAQGVVGISGIDTRALTRHLRERGAMRVGIFSGEALGDEAALLAKVRAVPQMKGADLSGEVATGEAYVVPAIGTKKFTVAAIDLGIKGMTPHRMAERGIEVHVLPATATVEDVYAVGPDGVFFSNGPGDPATADHPVSLMRAVLERSTPLFGICFGNQILGRALGFGTYKLKYGHRGINQPVQDRTTGKVEVTAHNHGFAVDAPLDAPSDTPYGRAEVSHVCLNDNVVEGLRLLDRPAFSVQYHPEAAAGPHDAAYLFDRFVSLMEGQRA; this is translated from the coding sequence ATGACGACCTCCACCCGGGGGGCCAGCGCCCCCGCCGTACTCGTCCTGGAGGACGGCCGCACCTTCCGCGGCCGCGCCTACGGGGCCGTGGGGGAGACCTTCGGCGAGGCCGTGTTCTCCACCGGAATGACCGGCTACCAGGAGACCCTGACCGACCCCTCCTACCACCGCCAGGTCGTCGTGATGACCGCCCCGCACATCGGGAACACCGGCGTCAACGACGAGGACCCGGAGTCCCAGCGGATCTGGGTCTCCGGCTATGTGGTGCGCGACCCGGCCCGCACGCCCTCCAACTGGCGCTCCCGCCGCTCGCTCGACGAGGAGCTGGCCGCCCAGGGCGTCGTCGGCATCAGCGGCATCGACACCCGCGCCCTCACCCGCCATCTGCGGGAGCGCGGCGCCATGCGCGTGGGCATCTTCTCCGGCGAGGCACTCGGCGACGAGGCCGCGCTGCTGGCCAAGGTGCGCGCGGTCCCGCAGATGAAGGGCGCCGACCTGAGCGGCGAGGTGGCCACCGGCGAGGCCTACGTGGTCCCCGCGATCGGCACCAAGAAGTTCACCGTCGCCGCGATCGACCTGGGCATCAAGGGCATGACCCCGCACCGGATGGCCGAGCGCGGCATCGAGGTGCACGTCCTGCCCGCGACCGCGACGGTCGAGGACGTCTACGCGGTCGGCCCGGACGGGGTGTTCTTCTCCAACGGGCCGGGCGACCCGGCCACCGCCGACCACCCCGTCTCCCTGATGCGGGCCGTGCTGGAGCGCTCCACACCGCTGTTCGGCATCTGCTTCGGCAACCAGATCCTCGGCCGGGCGCTCGGCTTCGGCACCTACAAGCTGAAGTACGGGCACCGCGGGATCAACCAGCCGGTGCAGGACCGCACCACCGGAAAGGTGGAGGTCACCGCCCACAACCACGGCTTCGCCGTGGACGCCCCGCTCGACGCGCCGTCCGACACCCCCTACGGCCGCGCCGAGGTCTCCCACGTCTGCCTCAACGACAACGTCGTCGAGGGGCTGCGGCTGCTCGACCGCCCCGCGTTCAGCGTCCAGTACCACCCCGAAGCCGCCGCCGGTCCGCATGACGCCGCGTACCTGTTCGATCGCTTCGTGTCCCTGATGGAGGGCCAGCGTGCCTAA
- a CDS encoding aspartate carbamoyltransferase catalytic subunit, producing the protein MKRHLISAADLSRDDAVLILDTAEELARLADRPIKKLPTLRGRTVVNLFFEDSTRTRISFEAAAKRLSADVINFSAKGSSVSKGESLKDTALTLEAMGADAVVIRHHASGAPHRLATSGWINGAVVNAGDGTHEHPTQALLDAFTMRRHLSPEGSGVGQDLAGRRITIVGDVLHSRVARSNVHLLSTLGAEVTLVAPPTLVPFGVESWPCEVAYDLDSVVGKSDAVMMLRVQRERMNAAFFPTEREYARRYGLDGDRMARMPEHAIVMHPGPMNRGMEITAEVADSDRCTAVEQVANGVSIRMAVLYLLLGGNESAVAARTEESK; encoded by the coding sequence ATGAAGCGCCACCTCATCTCGGCCGCCGACCTCTCGCGCGACGACGCCGTCCTGATCCTGGACACCGCCGAGGAACTGGCCCGGCTCGCCGACCGGCCGATCAAGAAACTGCCCACCCTGCGCGGCCGTACCGTCGTCAACCTCTTCTTCGAGGACTCGACCCGTACCCGCATCTCCTTCGAGGCGGCCGCCAAGCGGCTGTCCGCCGACGTGATCAACTTCTCCGCCAAGGGCTCCTCGGTCTCCAAGGGCGAATCCCTGAAGGACACCGCGCTCACCCTGGAGGCGATGGGCGCCGACGCCGTCGTGATCCGCCACCACGCCTCCGGCGCCCCGCACCGGCTCGCCACCTCCGGCTGGATCAACGGCGCCGTGGTGAACGCGGGCGACGGCACCCATGAGCACCCCACCCAGGCGCTGCTCGACGCCTTCACCATGCGCCGCCACCTGAGCCCGGAGGGCTCCGGCGTCGGACAGGACCTGGCCGGGCGCCGGATCACGATCGTCGGCGACGTGCTGCACAGCCGGGTGGCCCGCTCCAACGTCCATCTGCTGTCCACCCTGGGCGCCGAGGTCACGCTGGTCGCCCCGCCGACGCTGGTCCCCTTCGGCGTGGAGAGCTGGCCCTGCGAGGTCGCCTACGACCTGGACTCGGTGGTCGGCAAGTCCGACGCCGTGATGATGCTGCGCGTCCAGCGCGAGCGCATGAACGCCGCGTTCTTCCCCACCGAGCGGGAGTACGCCCGCCGCTACGGCCTGGACGGCGACCGTATGGCGCGGATGCCGGAACACGCCATCGTGATGCACCCCGGCCCCATGAACCGCGGAATGGAGATCACCGCTGAGGTCGCGGACTCCGACCGCTGCACCGCCGTCGAGCAGGTCGCCAACGGTGTCTCGATCCGCATGGCCGTCCTGTATCTGCTGCTCGGCGGGAACGAGTCCGCCGTCGCCGCCCGCACCGAGGAGAGCAAGTGA
- the pyrR gene encoding bifunctional pyr operon transcriptional regulator/uracil phosphoribosyltransferase PyrR has protein sequence MDAHTSDAARSVLEAPDIARVLTRIAHEIVERAKGADDVVLLGIPTRGVFLARRLAARLEEITGRPGRIPVGSLDITMYRDDLRLRPARALARTEIPDDGVDGRLVVLVDDVLFSGRTIRAALDALGDIGRPRAVQLAVLVDRGHRELPIRADYVGKNLPTSLRETVKVQLTEEDGRDSVLLGLRATTPADGK, from the coding sequence ATGGACGCACACACCTCGGACGCCGCGCGCTCCGTGCTGGAAGCACCGGATATCGCGCGCGTTCTGACCCGCATCGCCCACGAGATCGTCGAGCGCGCCAAGGGCGCCGATGACGTGGTGCTGCTCGGCATTCCCACCCGTGGTGTCTTTCTCGCCCGGCGGCTGGCCGCCCGGCTCGAAGAGATCACCGGCAGGCCCGGCCGGATTCCGGTCGGCTCGCTGGACATCACGATGTACCGCGACGACCTGAGGCTGCGCCCGGCCCGCGCACTCGCCCGCACCGAGATCCCCGACGACGGCGTCGACGGCCGTCTGGTGGTCCTCGTCGACGATGTGCTCTTCTCCGGCCGCACCATCCGTGCCGCGCTGGACGCCCTCGGTGACATCGGGCGACCGCGCGCGGTCCAGCTGGCGGTCCTCGTCGACCGCGGTCACCGGGAACTGCCGATCCGCGCCGACTACGTCGGCAAGAACCTCCCCACGTCGCTGCGGGAGACGGTCAAGGTCCAGCTCACCGAGGAGGACGGCCGCGACAGCGTGCTCCTCGGGCTGCGCGCGACCACCCCCGCGGACGGGAAGTAG
- a CDS encoding M24 family metallopeptidase, with protein sequence MSEVYAARRARLRDQCTAAGSAAAVVSRPANVRYLCGEVPPGAVLLLGPVQDVLVAADVPFPSPLPSSLPPRPEEPRLLVLPGADRDPAVAAADLAAADGADSLAVEEHDLTVARHRALGAAAPRVRLADLGRAVEQLRIVKDDEEIACMRIAGELADQALGELLESILVGRTERHLALELERRLVDHGADGPAFPTVVAAGPHAGRPGHLPTDRRVEEGDFLTICLGADYRGYRCQVGRTFVIGPSPADWQVELYDVVFAAQRAGREALVPGRAYRDVDRVTRQVLDAAGYKDALEPCTGHGVGLEIQEDPRLTPSAMGKLDACVPVTVEPGVHLPGRGGVRIDDTLVVRPEADGGPELLTITTKELLAL encoded by the coding sequence ATGTCCGAGGTGTACGCGGCCCGACGCGCCCGTCTGCGCGATCAGTGCACCGCGGCCGGGAGCGCGGCGGCGGTGGTGTCCCGGCCCGCCAATGTGCGCTATCTGTGCGGCGAGGTGCCGCCCGGGGCCGTGCTGTTGCTGGGCCCCGTCCAGGACGTGCTGGTGGCCGCCGACGTCCCGTTCCCCTCTCCGCTCCCCTCCTCCCTCCCTCCGCGTCCGGAGGAGCCGCGGCTGCTCGTCCTGCCCGGGGCGGACCGCGATCCGGCGGTGGCCGCCGCCGATCTGGCCGCGGCGGACGGGGCCGACTCGCTGGCCGTGGAGGAGCACGATCTGACCGTCGCCCGCCACCGGGCGCTCGGCGCCGCGGCTCCTCGGGTCCGCCTCGCCGATCTGGGCCGGGCCGTGGAACAGCTGCGGATCGTCAAGGACGACGAGGAGATCGCCTGTATGCGGATCGCCGGGGAGCTCGCCGACCAGGCGCTCGGCGAGCTGCTGGAGTCGATCCTGGTGGGCCGCACCGAGCGGCATCTGGCGCTGGAGCTGGAGCGCCGGCTGGTGGACCACGGCGCGGACGGCCCGGCCTTTCCCACCGTCGTCGCGGCGGGGCCCCATGCGGGGCGCCCCGGCCATCTGCCCACCGACCGGCGGGTCGAGGAGGGCGACTTCCTCACCATCTGTCTCGGTGCCGACTACCGCGGCTACCGCTGCCAGGTGGGCCGTACCTTCGTCATCGGACCCTCGCCCGCGGACTGGCAGGTCGAGCTGTACGACGTCGTCTTCGCCGCCCAGCGGGCCGGGCGGGAGGCGCTGGTGCCGGGCCGGGCGTACCGGGATGTGGACCGGGTGACCCGTCAAGTGCTGGACGCGGCGGGCTACAAAGACGCGCTGGAACCGTGTACCGGACACGGCGTGGGCCTGGAAATCCAGGAGGACCCTCGGCTCACACCCTCTGCCATGGGTAAACTGGACGCTTGTGTGCCGGTCACCGTCGAGCCGGGGGTCCACCTCCCGGGCCGGGGCGGTGTCCGGATCGACGACACGCTCGTCGTCCGCCCCGAGGCGGACGGCGGACCCGAGCTACTCACCATCACGACCAAAGAGCTGCTCGCGCTCTAG